A stretch of the Mycobacterium sp. ITM-2016-00317 genome encodes the following:
- a CDS encoding VOC family protein has protein sequence MAVDLRELTLFVSDVDATARFFEAIGLALFCIEGAEYPRHYDGELGLQLWPATARGPVSSVQLGFVVEDSSATVRRLDAVGASWTCDLPNFVRTSDPEGNKITLTQRR, from the coding sequence GTGGCCGTTGATCTTCGAGAACTGACGCTGTTCGTCAGCGACGTCGATGCGACCGCGCGCTTTTTCGAAGCGATCGGATTGGCGTTGTTCTGCATCGAGGGGGCGGAATATCCGCGCCACTACGACGGCGAACTGGGGCTGCAGCTGTGGCCGGCGACCGCGCGCGGCCCGGTGAGCTCTGTGCAACTCGGCTTCGTGGTCGAGGATTCTTCGGCCACCGTGAGGCGGCTTGACGCCGTTGGAGCGTCGTGGACCTGCGACCTGCCAAACTTCGTGCGCACCTCGGACCCCGAGGGCAACAAGATCACCTTGACGCAGCGCCGATGA
- a CDS encoding DUF6308 family protein: MAAFEYTQWRHRWPEVVVQRRTDEAVELLTRYYAVTAAGRPAYSGSQFEAMAALNSDPNLIGPADFTAASMLSVNIPAQAAIRLLSRDANEITALLHQIPVDVDIITIDPNDLVPGGPASLLWQLLRRGNDGMGRTRTSKLIAAKRPRLIPIWDSFVEQATGLDTSDYWRQFQAVLAADDRAIWTWLTQIRSAVPNVPAAVSNLRILDVLLWMTVDQQR; encoded by the coding sequence ATGGCAGCATTCGAATACACACAGTGGCGTCATCGGTGGCCCGAAGTGGTTGTGCAGCGCCGTACCGACGAGGCCGTCGAACTGTTAACGCGTTACTACGCCGTCACCGCTGCCGGACGACCGGCCTATTCAGGATCGCAATTCGAGGCAATGGCCGCGCTGAACAGCGATCCCAATTTGATTGGACCCGCGGACTTCACCGCCGCCTCGATGCTCAGCGTGAACATCCCTGCCCAAGCGGCGATCCGCCTCCTGAGCCGCGACGCCAACGAGATCACCGCTCTGCTACACCAAATCCCGGTGGACGTCGACATCATCACCATTGACCCCAACGACCTTGTGCCCGGTGGGCCTGCCAGCCTGCTGTGGCAATTGCTCCGCCGAGGCAACGACGGAATGGGCAGAACCCGGACCAGCAAGCTCATCGCAGCCAAACGTCCACGGCTTATACCCATCTGGGACAGCTTCGTCGAGCAGGCCACCGGACTGGACACCTCTGACTATTGGCGACAGTTCCAAGCGGTCCTCGCCGCCGACGATCGCGCGATATGGACCTGGTTGACTCAGATCCGCAGCGCTGTCCCGAATGTGCCTGCTGCGGTGTCGAATCTGCGGATCCTTGACGTGCTGCTGTGGATGACGGTCGATCAGCAGCGGTGA
- a CDS encoding HNH endonuclease signature motif containing protein produces the protein MSSTAADTPAVLTQSDRLEVLFEELSELAGHRNAIDARIVEIAAKIDREGLLGITGAPSVTSLIAWKTGCSPHNAETVITIADRQDEFPRCVTALREGRLSLDQVGVIAERAGEGSDEHYAQLAESASVTQLRTALKQEPRPEPEPVIDPLADDDEPAAPPPAPRPEITSTSDADYTYWRIKLTHDQSAKFTAALQSHKDGLIASWKRDHGTDSHSDTGDHSGTGRHCGVERPPLPSRGEAFMALVEAGWDAEVLRRPHGQHTTVVVHVDVENRFSALHLGPALTDEERRYLSCDATCEVWFERHGRPIGAGRSARTVNRRLRRALEHRDRTCVVPGCGATRGLHAHHIVHWEDGGETELDNLVLVCPYHHRAHHRGIVTITGPARKLLVTDHAGRELKPGSLARPPTTPPPNVAPYPGSSGERAQWKWYRPYEPPPPMRN, from the coding sequence ATGTCCTCGACCGCAGCCGATACGCCCGCTGTGCTTACGCAGTCGGATCGGTTGGAGGTGCTTTTCGAGGAACTGTCCGAGTTGGCCGGGCACCGCAATGCGATCGACGCACGGATCGTGGAAATCGCCGCGAAGATCGACCGCGAAGGACTCCTCGGGATCACCGGGGCGCCGTCGGTGACGTCATTGATCGCCTGGAAAACGGGATGCTCGCCGCACAACGCGGAAACCGTCATCACGATCGCCGACCGGCAGGACGAGTTCCCGCGTTGCGTCACCGCCCTTCGCGAGGGCCGACTCTCCCTCGATCAGGTCGGGGTGATCGCCGAGCGCGCCGGCGAGGGTTCTGACGAGCACTACGCCCAGCTGGCCGAGAGTGCGTCGGTCACCCAGCTGCGCACCGCGCTCAAGCAGGAACCCCGACCCGAACCCGAACCGGTCATCGATCCGCTCGCCGACGACGACGAGCCCGCCGCGCCACCACCGGCGCCAAGGCCGGAGATCACCAGCACCAGCGATGCCGACTACACCTACTGGCGCATCAAACTCACCCATGACCAGTCCGCGAAATTCACCGCCGCCCTGCAGTCCCACAAGGACGGGCTGATCGCTTCATGGAAACGCGACCACGGCACCGACAGTCACTCCGATACCGGTGATCACAGCGGCACCGGGAGGCACTGCGGGGTCGAGCGACCGCCGCTACCCAGCCGCGGGGAGGCCTTCATGGCGCTGGTCGAGGCGGGTTGGGATGCCGAGGTTTTGCGCCGCCCGCACGGCCAGCACACCACCGTCGTCGTACACGTCGACGTCGAAAACCGGTTCTCCGCGCTGCATCTGGGGCCGGCGCTGACCGACGAGGAACGCCGCTACCTGAGCTGCGATGCCACCTGTGAAGTGTGGTTCGAACGCCACGGCCGACCCATCGGTGCCGGACGTTCCGCCCGCACCGTCAACCGGCGTCTGCGCCGCGCGCTGGAGCACCGCGACCGCACCTGCGTGGTCCCGGGCTGCGGCGCTACCCGGGGCCTGCATGCGCATCACATCGTGCACTGGGAAGACGGTGGCGAGACCGAACTCGACAACCTCGTGCTGGTCTGCCCCTATCACCACCGGGCCCATCACCGCGGCATCGTCACCATCACCGGACCCGCCCGAAAACTCCTCGTCACCGACCACGCCGGGAGAGAGCTCAAGCCCGGATCATTGGCACGCCCGCCGACCACACCCCCACCGAACGTCGCGCCCTACCCCGGGTCGTCCGGAGAGCGCGCCCAGTGGAAGTGGTACCGCCCGTACGAGCCGCCACCACCGATGCGGAACTGA